One stretch of Paraburkholderia fungorum DNA includes these proteins:
- a CDS encoding helix-turn-helix domain-containing protein, translated as MNADRLPGDFPDIAQTWATLQAELPIKPIRSEEDYQQMVRVANSLSDHLKGNAEDPLADLFAIVSDLVESWEIQHVTIPKGEPREVLRHLLETHGLKQKDLIGIASPTVVSDILAGRRAISKKVAKALAQRFHTDVSAFL; from the coding sequence ATGAATGCCGATCGCCTTCCGGGAGACTTTCCCGACATCGCTCAAACCTGGGCCACGCTGCAAGCCGAGCTGCCGATCAAACCGATTCGTTCAGAAGAGGATTATCAGCAGATGGTGCGGGTCGCCAACTCGTTGTCCGATCATCTGAAAGGCAACGCAGAGGATCCGCTCGCCGATCTGTTCGCGATCGTGTCGGATCTGGTCGAAAGTTGGGAAATACAGCACGTGACGATTCCAAAGGGGGAGCCGCGCGAAGTGCTCCGGCACCTGCTGGAAACACACGGGCTCAAGCAGAAGGACCTGATAGGTATCGCATCGCCCACCGTGGTGAGCGACATCCTTGCAGGGCGGCGCGCCATCAGCAAGAAGGTGGCGAAGGCGCTGGCGCAGCGTTTTCATACCGACGTCAGCGCGTTTCTGTAG